In Naumovozyma castellii chromosome 1, complete genome, one DNA window encodes the following:
- the MRPL9 gene encoding mitochondrial 54S ribosomal protein uL3m (ancestral locus Anc_5.110) produces the protein MLNNMPIFKSMLHRSFMRPLTTKAVLIAPSVRNTTKLEQPIINHSPEQAASRKWLPKRCGIITEKKGMVPYFDPETGRRIGATILQVNNVEVLMHKTAETDGYYACQVGYGAKDYKKVTRQMLGHFASKYVNPKLKVSEFRVKAPEGLLPLGTVLKPSFFKEGQYIDIKSTSKGKGFAGVMKKYHFKGLRASHGTSIMHRHGGSYGQNQDPGRVLPGRKMPGRMGGEQVTIQNAQIIKVDDTNGVIWVKGPVSGPKGTFVKIQDAIKKQ, from the coding sequence ATGTTGAATAATATGCCCATTTTTAAATCAATGCTTCATAGGTCTTTTATGCGCCCACTCACTACAAAAGCAGTCCTTATAGCCCCAAGTGTGAGAAACACCACTAAACTGGAACAACCTATCATAAACCATTCTCCCGAACAAGCTGCATCGAGGAAATGGCTTCCGAAACGATGTGGTATTATTACGGAGAAAAAAGGTATGGTTCCATATTTTGATCCAGAGACCGGAAGACGTATAGGCGCAACAATTCTACAAGTTAATAATGTTGAAGTATTAATGCACAAAACAGCAGAAACAGATGGATATTATGCCTGCCAAGTTGGATACGGTGCCAAGGATTATAAGAAGGTTACTAGACAGATGCTAGGTCATTTTGCTTCCAAATACGTTAATCCAAAATTAAAAGTGTCTGAGTTTAGAGTAAAAGCTCCTGAGGGGTTACTACCTTTAGGAACCGTGTTGAAGCCCTCATTCTTTAAGGAAGGTCAATATATCGATATCAAGTCTACCAGTAAAGGGAAGGGTTTTGCAGGtgtaatgaagaaatatcattttAAAGGTCTAAGAGCATCACATGGTACATCTATTATGCATAGACATGGTGGGTCATATGGTCAAAATCAAGATCCTGGTCGTGTGTTACCAGGTAGAAAGATGCCCGGGAGAATGGGTGGTGAACAGGTTACCATCCAAAATGCTCAAATTATAAAAGTTGATGATACAAATGGTGTTATTTGGGTTAAAGGCCCTGTAAGTGGTCCAAAAGGTACCTTCGTAAAGATTCAAGATGCGATCAAGAAGCaatga